The genomic interval TTGACGTTTATAAGAAGTTACAGCGGATACAGTTAGTGAAAATACAAGTAAAAATAAATGCCAAAAAAGTATCACAAAATAGCAGAGAGCTCGCAAAACGGCGGTCATACAGTATGCCGCCATGCTTCGCCATATTTCGTTTATGTCGAGCGGACCTGATACCTAATCAATaacttttaaaaacattacagtaATTATTGCCAATAAACTATTTTAAATATCTTCCAGGTACACTTATgtgaaacaaaatatatttttttaccttcagGTTACTAATAAAAGGACACGCTGACACAGACACAAAACCTATTGTTGTATTTTCATGACATGATAGCTAAAATAATTCTGTCAAATAAGTATTTCACTGCATGACCTTGCTGAAACATGCCATGCCAGGTGTCACATTTGCTGACCACTCTCACTAGCGTCATGACAGCAACACTAGCTGGATGCTATCCACATTAAGACTTCCTGTTTCGGGATtctgccttcaaaataaaagttttACAATAAAACCATGGCGAATgctagaggcctctagtggccaaaggGGCTTCTTAGCATTGGCATCGCCATTGAGGGCACTTTAATGAAgccaactgggtgggacttccaacttAATCGGCTGATCCCTCTTGGTGACCCTGTTGCAGTCATGTccaaccgggtcatcaggagAAATCAGCCAAATCGGtaagaagaaaattgactacttcaaaatggagattacCTCAATGGTGCTACCCATGCTGTCACAGAGGCTATAATGGCACAGAGTCCTCTATCTCAATTGGTAAAACGCTATGCGTATGATACGAAATCAATCTTTTTTGCAGCTATGCATAGTACATAATGTTacaaatgatgtaaatatatacagtaccagtcaaacgtttctACACacccattccagggtttttctttatttgtgttcatctgctaaattgtaattatttgcctacttcCTCATGcgttttgcacacaatgtatatagactctctttttttctactgtgttatattgacttgttaattgtctactccatgtgtaactctgtgttgtctgttcacactgctatgctttatcttggccaggtcgcagttgtaaatgaggacttgttcttaactagcctacctggttaaataaaggtgaaaaaaaatggtactattttctacattgtagactaatagtgaagacatcaaaactatgaagcaCATAtggaaatcatgtagtaaccaaaaaagtgttatatatacatatatacattgtACAGACCATACTGAGTACTCCCCTCCCCACTTTTACAGAATCATTATTTCTCTATAAGCCAATATGTAATGCATATGTAGTGATTTGGGGGCATTTATTTGACgttggaatgtgttttaaaatcTCAAATTAATGCACATTTCAGTTAAATATGAACAAATTAGTCATTGTTAATGTTTAGACATTTTAATGTTTAATTTTTTTTCATACATCATTAATAAATACAGGTTAATGACACTTTTGTAATTTACTTGAGGGACTGTTAATTTGTACGTTTCCGAAATTCCGTTACCCGGAAGTACTATTTTATTTTCGCTGTCGAGACGCTGATTCTACTGTCCGGCATCTTGTGCGCGTTTGTCAAAAGGGGTCCCTGTCTGGTTTATGTACAACTCTGTAGTCAACAATGTTTGCTTTAAGATCACTAGCATTTAAATCGGTTCCATTCCCAGGGAAATCACAGTTGGTAAACTCGGGGCTTCACACCAGTGCCAGATGGAGCGGTGCAAAAGTTGCAGTTGTAAGTAAACCTGGATCAGATATAGTGTGTCGAGTAGTGGCCTACATGATTAATGTGTGCCAAGTCAGTTCTGACCAGTTGCAGGTAGTATCGGAAATCCCTAGCTGAGTAATCGCTCAACTACACTCTCTTATATTGCGGTGTTGTTGAGTTTTGATAAATGGTCGCAACATTGAGTCAATCAGTCGcttgcatttattttttattttttttagcaaCGCTAGTATTTACACACTAAGGTTGCTAGGAATTAACTTGCAAAGCCAGAAatgaaataaaatgtcatttcaaGTCACCCTGCAGATTCTTCTTCTTCGATGTGGTTTAACGGCAGTTgtcatccaataaatgttgcgttaactgccacctactagactggggtATAACTCGTATGCTTTGCATAATTAaacaaaattaaaataaataccatactccactatttaaatatagATATATAGTCCTACTTCATGCCAACAGCCTGAAAGGATGGGgcaccaccacttaacacaccctgtaactcttctgatgtcaagtctcacacacccaaatacctctctgcagctgccaccacaacctctctGTTCAGAACCTCTAACTGTTCCTTCcttgcagtacagttgataaccgtTACTATAAAATGCCTAAAATCTaatctaacatgctgaccagacaaGGACACGTTGCGTGCGCGAGCgacgcaaaatacatttagaaatccatgttattcaattattgcgcgCGCACGTCAACGAGCGGCTGCACGCGCCATTGTGCAAAAAATTATTTTGtcccccctacaccaaacgcgatcaccaCAAGCAggtaaaaatatcaaaacaaactctgagcCAATTGCATTCATTTgtggacaggtcaaaaagcattaaacatgcaTGGCTAGTTAGCTtgtacttgctagctaatttgtcctgggatataaacattgagttgttattttacctgaaatgcacaaggtcctctactctatcaattaatccacacataaaacagccaaccgaatcgtttgtagtcatctctcctccttccaggattTTTCATCttttaacttatatggtgattggcatctacactttcatagtattaccacgacgaccGGCTAAACAgttagtctttcaatcacccacgtgggtataaccaatgaggggATGGCAcggtgggtacctgcttctataaaccaatgaggagatgggagaggcaggacttgcagccgatctgcgtcagaaatagaacgtTGTCGGGGAAACATCAAAACAACAGACAATGACTCTTCTGTTTTACCACATACGCCACCCTGTCTGCGTCGCATCATAAACACCGGGAATCTTTCCCTTCAGTTGGTCAGCTTTCACGTTTACCtctaccccagtaatcactcctttcaatggcacACTTTTCTTGAAAGCAAAACAATTCACATCTCCCCCTCATTAGTTGAACACCTgctccctctgaccagcagaaacaaacaattatcacaagaccacttctgaattaccctcaccgattccacagcacccaacactgttttcacccaccctgaaaccacaaatggatcagccaaaaggcaagagTCCACTTTTTTCCAAAAACGtcactcctactgtcacagaTTATTCTTCATCCTGACCGTGGGTTACAAGCCTCGGGCTATGAGAACTTCACCACACCCGACCGATCACCTCCGATACTCCCACTTCTCCtctttaacaaaccatctccctCACTTCCCCCACCATGTTTACCTGACTCAATCTCACAGTCTTCCTCCCTCTATCGTTtagatgacctctgacctccattcctcctccgtaTTCCAAGTATAACTATCTACTTCTGATAATACTGCACTTCTGACATACTTCTTGTTCTTGTCTTGTCAAGGGATGCCATTATAACCGGCTGTCACAATCTCCGTACAATCAGCACGAACCGCTCGGGATGTCCACCCTGCCGATTGTCTGTAGGGTTTGTCCTTATGCAGagggaacatttaaaaaaaataaacactaaTATAACATAAACCAACTTTCCAAACTTCCTCTCAGCTTACCTcatgtcaaaataaaagtccttCAAGTGTGCCATGCCTGCACACAAAAAAGCAAGAACTTgtgggggacttttattttgacatgAGGTAAGCAGAGCGGAACTGACCATGCTGACGAACTGCAGACCCACGTTTGGAAATTCTGTTAAGTTAGATACTACATGAatgtactttttaaaatgtttattccCCCCTGCATCAGGCCCAAGCCTACAGTCAGTCGACAGAGTAAGTTGAAACTGAATGTTATTTAACTTCTGGCTTCAGGCGGACTACTTCATTTTAATTttaataaccaactcatcatcaagcagCTATCGATAGGCCGCTTTGAAAAATGGTCAGTTCTGAAAATGCTTAGGCTTACCTGTGCCTATGTTTATCGTCTACAACTGCGATTCATACTTTGAATAAAAACTTTTCTCAAATAAAATCAACTTTTTCCTCATTGTGTTAATCAACTGGAGACTTAACAGCCTGTATATGATAAATGTTTTTAGTAAAAGTATGAATTTCAGTGGAAGGACTGCAGTTGTACAGGTAAGCGTTTTTCAGAATTTGCTCTGGCggatattcctgcagtcggcatgtcaattgcacgctccctcagaacttaaaacatctgtggcattgtgttgtgtgacacactGCACGTTTTAGATTGGCcttttttattgtcccccagcacaaggtgcacctgtgtaatgatcatgctgtttaatggaaaatgtctgggatctttttatttcagctcatgaaacatgggaccgacactttaaatgttgcgctttatatttttgttcagtatagatttgTTGTTGGGAGTTGATCTTGTTTTGTTGTTGGGAGTTGATCTAGTTTTGCATTCATTTCCCATAAGATGATCAATAATTTCTTATGAGGTGAACGTGTCATATTAATGTGAGTCATGTTAACAGGTGCTGTCTGGCTGTGGTGTGTATGACGGAACAGAGATCCATGAAGCATCAGCGTGAGTCTATTGTAGTAGGCCTATTTCCATTCTATTCCAAGCCTGTCTTACACTATACAACATGCTATTTACTTGCTTACACTGTCTTACACAACATGCTATTTACTTGCTTACACTGTCTTACACAACATGCTATTTACTTGCTTACACTGTCTTACACAACATGCTATTTACTTGCTTACACTGTCTTACACAACATGCTATTTACTTGCTTACACTGTCTTACACAACATGCTATTTACTTGCTTACACTGTCTTACACAACATGCTATTTACTTGCTTACACTGTCTTACACAACATGCTATTTACTTGCTTACACTGTCTTACACAACATGCTATTTACTTGCTTACACTGTCTTACACAACATGCTATTTACTTGCTTACACTGTCTTACACAACATGCTATTTACTTGCTTACACTGTCTTACACAACATGCTATTTACTTGCTTACACTGTCTTACACAACATGCTATTTACTTGCTTACACTGTCTTACACAACATGCTATTTACTTGCTTACACTGTCTTACACAACATGCTATTTACTTGCTTACACTGTCTTACACAACATGCTATTTACTTGCTTACACTGTCTTACACAACATGCTATTTACTTGCTTGACAAGATGGCTAAAACATACATCTTAAAATTGTTATAATGTTTTTTAattcaatgttttatttaactagtatattgacttgttaattgtttattccaggtgaaactctgtgttgttgtttgtgtcacactgctatgctttatcttggccaggtcgcagttgcaaatgagaacttgttctcaactagcctacctggttaaataaaggtgttctcaactagcctacctggttaaataaaggtgttctcaactagcctacctggttaaataaaggtgttctcaactagcctacctggttaaataaaggtgttctcaactagcctacctggttaaataaaggtgttctcaactagcctacctggttaaataaaggtgttctcaactggcctacctggttaaataaaggtgttctcaactagcctacctggttaaataaaggtgttctcaactagcctacctggttaaataaaggtgttctcaactagcctacctggttaaataaaggtgttctcaactagcctacctggttaaataaaggtgttctcaactagcctacctggttaaataaaggtgttctcaactagcctacctggttaaataaaggtgttctcaactagcctacctggttaaataaaggtgttctcaactggcctacctggttaaataaaggtgttctcaactagcctacctggttaaataaaggtgttctcaactagcctacctggttaaataaaggtgttctcaactagcctacctggttaaataaaggtgttctcaactagcctacctggttaaataaaggtgaaataaaaaattaaaacataaaaaataggcaagtcagttaagaacattttcctatttacaataacggcctacaccggccaaacccggacgccGCTGGGCCAACTGCTCCGCTCTATGCACCAGTTGCCTGTGAGAAGTGGGCCAGCAGGAGGTGGCGTCTAGCCTGATGCACACGGGGAACAAGAGGTGCTACATCGTTCTCTctgatgtggtgttgtgtgtgtgtgtgagacaggatCCTGGTGCACCTGAGCAGGGGCGGGGCCGAGGTGCAGATGTACGCCCCTGACGTGTCCCAGATGCATGTCATCGACCACGGGAAGGGAGTGCCAGTTGAGAACGAGTCCAGGAACGTCTTATCAGAGTCCGCACGCATCGCTAGGGGCAACGTCACAGATCTCGCCAAACTCAGCGTTGGCGACCATGACGCCATCATCTTCCCAGGAGGCTTTGGGGCTGCAAAAAACCTGTAGGTGGAACAGCGTTGTCATAccacattgtaaaaaaaaaaaaaaaaaggttaattCATATCATTCATGTTAAGTATACCTGAGGAACAAACACTTTGAGCTTCTGCAAGGGCATCTCAACGTTTCTGTCTGTACCCCTCAGATCTGTTTTGCTTGTCTTGTGTGGCAGGTCGACGTTTGCTGTGGACGGTCCAGACTGCAAGATCAACACAGATGTGGAGCGTGTCCTGAAGGACTTTCATAAGGCAGGCAAACCTATCGGGTCAGTGCTGTCGTCGTGTGTAAAACTGTGCTTGTTGGGGATTGAGATCGGATAACCCAGACCAAAAAAACATTGTGTAATCTGGTCAGATGCTCGATTTATATTTACGTAGTCTGTCCAAGAGCGACTAGGGATCGAGTGCCACTTGTAAATGAATACCTTTTGGGTGTATCTCAATCGTTTTAAAGTGGCTTCATATTCTTGTATCCTTTCCTTCCATTCACACTCATTTGAAGTTAAGCAGTCAGATGGATAGATGGCGGAAAGGAATGAAAGCCGTTTTAGAAAACTACCATCTAATATCAGTTTGTGCTCTCGGTTAAGACGAGGATTCTAGTATCTCTAACTGGTTGTATAAATGAGGAAGAGTTATTGTATTTATTGTGTTTTtacataacctttatttaatcagggagtcatactgagaccaaggtctattttacagatgagccctgaattacaGAAATGATAGAAAATACTCATATCAAAAAAATAAATCCTAAATGCAAATAGATAGAAAAACACAGtcctaaaaaaataaaaaaatcaccagtaatacggtcctcaatcagctttctgaatggacctagagtcaccagaacatcacattcatcagtaataaggtcctcaatcagctttctgaatggacctagagacaccagaacatcacattcatcagtaatacggtcctcaatcagctttctgaatggacctagagacaccagaacatcacattcatcagtaatacggtcctcaatcagctttctgaatggacctagagacaccagaacatcacattcatcagtaatacggtcctcaatcagctttctgaatggacctagagacaccagaacatcacattcatcagtaatacggtcctcaatcagctttctgaatggacctagagacaccagaacatcacattcatcagtaatacggtcctcaatcagctttctgaatggacctagagtcaccagaacatcacattcatcagtaataaggtcctcaatcagctttctgaatggacctagagacaccagaacatcacattcatcagtaatacggtcctcaatcagctttctgaatggacctagagacaccagaacatcacattcatcagtaatacggtcctcaatcagctttctgaatggacctagagacaccagaacatcacattcatcagtaatacggtcctcaatcagctttctgaatggacctagagacaccagaacatcacattcatcagtaatacggtcctcaatcagctttctgaatggacctagagacaccagaacatcacattcatcagtaatacggtcctcaatcagctttctgaatggacctagagacaccagaacatcacattcatcagtaataaggtcctcaatcagctttctgaatggacctagagacaccagaacatcacattcatcagtaatacggtcctcaatcagctttctgaatggacctagagacaccagaacatcacattcatcagtaatacggtcctcaatcagctttctgaatggacctagagacaccagaacatcacattcatcagtaataaggtcctcaatcagctttctgaatggacctagagacaccagaacatcacattcatcagtaataaggtcctcaatcagctttctgaatggacctagagacaccagaacatcacattcatcagtaataaggtcctcaatcagctttctgaatggacctagagacaccagaacatcacattcatcagtaatacggtcctcaatcagctttctgaatggacctagagacaccagaacatcacattcatcagtaatacggtcctcaatcagctttctgaatggacctagagacaccagaacatcacattcatcagtaatacggtcctcaatcagctttctgaatggacctagagacaccagaacatcacatttaaTAACATTTTGAAGATTGTTCCAGAAATGGggtgcaaaaaaacaaaaagcTGAATTATCTAACTGATGAGTTACCCATCCCTGAGACCTGGTTAACTTTTtgtgtcatgaatcttgttctggggGCAGCTCTGCATAGTGGCATTagctagcacagccacaaagtaatacAATACAATTTTAAACCAGACCTTGTCCACCCTGCTAGCCTAACCACCCTGCtagccttaaccacactgctagccttaaccacactgctagccttaaccacactgctagccttaACCACCCTGCtagccttaaccacactgctagccttaaccacactgctagccttaACCACCCTGCtagccttaaccacactgctagccttaaccacactgctagccttaaccacactgctagccttaaccacactgctagccttaACCACCCTGCtagccttaaccacactgctagccttaACCACCCTGCTAGCCTTAACCACCCTGCTAGCCTTAACCACCCTGCTAGCCTTAACCACCCTGCtagccttaaccacactgctagccttaaccacactgctagccttaaccacactgctagccttaACCACCCTGCtagccttaaccacactgctagccttaACCACCCTGCTAGCCTTAACCACCCTGCTAGCCTTAACCACCCTGCTAGCCTTAACCACCCTGCtagccttaaccacactgctagccttaaccacactgctagccttaACCACCCTGCTAGCCTTAACCACCCTGCtagccttaaccacactgctagccttaACCACCCTGCtagccttaaccacactgctagccttaACCACCCTGCtagccttaaccacactgctagccttaACCACCCTGCtagccttaaccacactgctagccttaaccacactgctagccttaACCACCCTGCTAGCCTTAACCACCCTGCTAGCCTTAACCACCCTGCTAGCCTTAACCACCCTGCTAGCCTTAACCACCCTGCTAGCCTTAACCACCCTGCtagccttaaccacactgctagccttaACCACCCTGCTAGCCTTAACCACCCTGCTAGCCTTAACCACCCTGCtagccttaaccacactgctagccttaaccacactgctagccttaACCACCAAATGACCAAAAAGCATATTTTTTTAGTTTTCAATCTGCGTATAGTAGCTCATATGCCTAAAGGTTAGTAATGATGTTAGGTAAAGTGGGAgtttttgtaaaaaataatttataaATTAAAACATATCAATGTATCCACCTATGTGACATCAGAGGGCCAACCTCTAAACTAAGCTGGTCACATGGAATTAGTACATTGTCCTAACCTGGCTATATTTAACCTAGGTTGTGTTGTATCTCTCCTGTGTTGGCTGCCAAGCTGCTTCCTGGGGTAGAGGTGACGGTGGGGCACGAAGAGGAGAAGGGGGGCAAGTGGCCCTATGCTGGCACTGCTGGGGCTATTAAGGCCCTGGGAGCCAAGCACATCGTTAAGGAGGTCACCATATCCTTTCACATGCTGGATTATGAATACTGAACACAAGTATAGACGCAACATgcatgtatttcacatgactgggaatacagatatgcttctgttggtcacagataccttacaaaaaggtagaggcgtggatcagaagaccagtcagtatctggtgtgacccaccatttacctcatgcagcacaacacatctccttcacatagagttgatcaggctgttgattggggcctgtggaatgttgtcccgctcctcttcaatggctgtgctgaacacgctgtcgtacacgtcaatccagagcatcccaaacatgctcaatgggtgtcatgtctggtgagtctgcaggccatggaagaactgggacattttcagcttccaggaattgtgtactgaTCGTTGAGACATGGGGCcgtggtggcggatgaatggcacgacaatgggccgcaggatcttgtcacggtatctctatgcattcaaattgccaccgataaaatgcaattgtgtttgttgtctaaCTGTTATCTTACTGTTGACATCAGCAATTAAACACGTGTTGCGTTTAAGGTCATTTGATAGATCATGGCGCTTGCAATAAGTGGGTTAAACTCCCATATGttataaatgttttatataactaggaaagtcagttaagaacaaaatcttatttacaatgacagcctactggggaacagtgggttaactgccttgttcaggggcagaacgacagaccttgtcagctcggggattcgatccagcaacctttgggttactggcccaacgctctaaccactaggctacctgctgctccaATTGTAAGTATGTTAAATACTACATATATTACAACATTTGTCAAAGGCAATGTGAAAAGTATGTTACAAAGTTACTGCACTCAGCTGAAAGTGAATATGTCATTTAAGCTGTTTTGATGTGTGCTTTTGATTAGCCTCTGtaatccctgtctctgtgtgtgacccTTGACCCTGAGTGTCATCACGAGGCCCACGTAGACCAGAAGAACAAGGTAGTGACATCACCAGCCTTCATGTGTGAGACCCAGGTGCACCTGATCTTCGACGGCATCGGCGCCATGGTAAACAACGTCCTCAAACTCAGTGGAAAGTGAAAGAGCAGAACCCACAATAGTTTATAATTAAATATCGTACCAACTAGCAATGTTGTTCAACACAAATCCACTTCACCAGTAAACTATATCGAAGGAGTGTGCTCGTTATGTGGTTTTACAGCTCTCAACAAAGTATTCGTCAAAAGCTTTAGATTTTATTATATGTGCCAGTATTCAATAAAAGTAattattttgtatgtttttgATGGAAATCTAGAGAATATtaatttattataataataaactACTTTATTCTGCTAACTAGATACAGGTACATTTCCCTGTTATAGGAATGGAATGGAATTCTagtgttgtaaagagaagcactACTAGTTCCTGTATTGTCCAGCAGAGGGCGCTAACAGGTCATTGGCCACTCGGTTTTATATGCAAACGTGTTgaggttcctctctctctcattcaaagATTGGGAGCAGGTGTACGAATGTATTAACTTTTAAATCATCTGTGTTTCTAGGCGAATAAGCTATAAATATCTCAAATGATGaagtcagattttaaaaaataaaaaaaattaagcaTTTCATTCAGACTTGAGACGGCATGCGCTAAGGAAAGGCAGTGTTTAGAGAATGGCTTTACTTACCTGGAGTCATATATATTGTCATTGAATTCATGTCTGTTGAATAAAGAGATGTCAGTGAACTCATCATGTCTGTGGAATGAAGAGATGTCAGTGAACTCATCATGTCTGTGGAATGAAGAGATGTCAGTGAACTCATCATGTCTGTGGAATGAAGAGATGTCAGTGAACTCATCATGTCTGTGGAATGAAGAGATGTCAGTGAACTCATCATGTCTGTTGAATAAAGAGATGTCAGTGAACTCATCATGTCTGTGGAATGAAGAGATGTCAGTGAACTCATCATGTCTGTGGAATAAAGAGATGTCAGTGAACTCATGTCTGTGGAATAAAGAGATGTCAGTGAACTCATCATGTCTGTGGAATAAAGAGATGTCAGTGAACTCATCATGTCTGTGGAATAAAGAGATGTCAGTGAACTCATCATGTCTGTGGAATGAAGAGATGTCAGTGAACTCATGTTTTatgtattgaacctttatttaactaggcaagtcagttaagaacacattcttatttctcATGACGGCCTACCTagaggcctcctgcggggattacataaagagagacctaagacaacaacatagcatggcagcaacacatgacaacacagcatggtagcaacacaacatggtagcaacacaaaacatgatacaaacatttggcacagacaacagcacatagGGCACGAAGGTag from Oncorhynchus kisutch isolate 150728-3 linkage group LG26, Okis_V2, whole genome shotgun sequence carries:
- the gatd3 gene encoding glutamine amidotransferase-like class 1 domain-containing protein 3, mitochondrial produces the protein MFALRSLAFKSVPFPGKSQLVNSGLHTSARWSGAKVAVVLSGCGVYDGTEIHEASAILVHLSRGGAEVQMYAPDVSQMHVIDHGKGVPVENESRNVLSESARIARGNVTDLAKLSVGDHDAIIFPGGFGAAKNLSTFAVDGPDCKINTDVERVLKDFHKAGKPIGLCCISPVLAAKLLPGVEVTVGHEEEKGGKWPYAGTAGAIKALGAKHIVKEVTEAHVDQKNKVVTSPAFMCETQVHLIFDGIGAMVNNVLKLSGK